One genomic window of Anser cygnoides isolate HZ-2024a breed goose chromosome 11, Taihu_goose_T2T_genome, whole genome shotgun sequence includes the following:
- the FOXB1 gene encoding forkhead box protein B1, translating to MPRPGRNTYSDQKPPYSYISLTAMAIQSSPEKMLPLSEIYKFIMDRFPYYRENTQRWQNSLRHNLSFNDCFIKIPRRPDQPGKGSFWALHPSCGDMFENGSFLRRRKRFKVVKSDHLAPSKPADAAQYLQQQAKLRLSALAATGTHLPQMSTYNLGVSQPSSFKHPFAIENIIAREYKMPGGLAFSTMQPMPAAYPLPNQLTTVGSSIGTGWPHMYGSGMIDTATPISMASGEYGAYGVPIKPLCHGGQTLPAIPVPIKPTPAAVPALPALPAPIPTILSNSPPSLSPTSSQTATSQSSPATPSETLTSPAPALHSVAVH from the coding sequence ATGCCTCGCCCGGGCAGAAACACGTACAGCGACCAGAAGCCTCCCTACTCCTACATCTCCCTGACCGCCATGGCGATCCAGAGCTCCCCGGAGAAGATGCTGCCCCTGAGCGAGATCTACAAGTTCATCATGGACCGGTTCCCCTACTACCGGGAGAACACGCAGCGCTGGCAGAACTCCCTGCGCCACAACCTCTCCTTCAACGACTGCTTCATCAAGATCCCGCGCCGCCCCGACCAGCCGGGCAAAGGCAGCTTCTGGGCGCTGCACCCCAGCTGCGGGGACATGTTCGAGAACGGCAGCTTCCTGCGGCGCCGCAAGCGCTTCAAGGTGGTCAAGTCAGACCACCTGGCCCCCAGCAAGCCGGCCGACGCGGCGCAgtacctgcagcagcaggcgaAGCTGCGGCTCAGCGCCCTGGCCGCCACGGGCACCCACCTGCCCCAGATGTCCACCTACAACCTCGGCGTGTCGCAGCCGTCCAGCTTCAAGCACCCCTTCGCCATCGAGAACATCATCGCCCGAGAGTACAAGATGCCCGGGGGGCTCGCCTTTTCCACCATGCAGCCCATGCCGGCCGCCTACCCGCTCCCCAACCAGTTGACTACGGTGGGCAGCTCCATCGGCACGGGCTGGCCCCACATGTACGGCTCCGGCATGATCGACACCGCCACCCCCATCTCCATGGCCAGCGGCGAGTACGGCGCCTACGGCGTGCCCATCAAGCCGCTCTGCCACGGGGGGCAGACTTTGCCggccatccccgtccccatcaaGCCGACCCCCGCCGCGGTGccggccctgcccgccctgcccgcgcccATCCCCACCATCCTCTCGAACTCGCCGCCCTCCCTCAGCCCCACGTCCTCGCAGACGGCCACCAGCCAGAGCAGCCCGGCCACCCCCAGCGAGACTCTGACCAGCCCGGCGCCCGCCCTGCACTCGGTGGCCGTGCACTGA